The sequence below is a genomic window from Acidobacteriota bacterium.
CGGGCACGTCCTCGAAGGTCACGAGCGGAACGTTGAAGGCGTCGCAGAAGCGCACGAAGCGCGCGCCCTTCACCGACGCGTCGATGTCGAGCACGCCCGCAAGGTGCGCGGGCTGGTTGGCGACGATGCCCACGGGCCGGCCGTCGAGCCGCGCGAAGCCCACGACGAGGTTGCGCGCGTAGTGCTCGTGCACCTCGAGCACGTGCCCGTCGTCGACGACGAGGCGGATGGCGTCGAGGATGTCGTACGGCTGGTTCGGGTTGGGCGGCACGATCGTGTCGAGCGCGGCGTCCTCGCGATCGGCCGGGTCGCCCGTGGCCACGCGCGGCGGGTCATCGACGTTGTTGCTCGGCAGGAACGACAGCAGCTCGCGGATGAGCGCGAGACACTCGCGATCGTCGGCCACCGCGAAGTGCGCCACGCCGCTCTTCTCGTTGTGCGTCGCCGCGCCGCCGAGCTCTTCCTTCGTCACCTCCTCGTGCGTCACCGTCTTGATGACGTCGGGGCCGGTCACGAACATGTAGCTCGTGTCGCGCACCATGACGTTGAAGTCGGTGATGGCCGGCGAGTAGACCGCGCCGCCCGCGCACGGCCCCATGATGGCGCTCACCTGCGGCACCACCCCCGAGGCGAGCGTGTTGCGGAGGAAGATGTCGGCATACCCGCCAAGCGACATCACCCCTTCCTGGATGCGCGCGCCACCCGAGTCGTTGAGCCCCACGATCGGCGCGCCGAGCTTCATCGCCAGGTCCATCACCTTGACGATCTTCGCGGCGTTGGTCTCCGAAAGCGACCCGCCGAAGACCGTGAAGTCCTGCGCGAAGGCGAACACCGTGCGGCCGTCGATGCGCCCGCGACCCGCGACGACGCCATCGCCCGGCACGAGCTGCTGGTCCATCCCGAAATCACGGCACCGATGCACGACGAGCTTGTCGATTTCCTCGAACGTACCCGGATCGAACAGCAAGTCGATCCGCTCGCGGGCCGTGAGCT
It includes:
- a CDS encoding methylmalonyl-CoA carboxyltransferase; its protein translation is MATSLDHLASLERLAELGGGDERIRKQHEAGKLTARERIDLLFDPGTFEEIDKLVVHRCRDFGMDQQLVPGDGVVAGRGRIDGRTVFAFAQDFTVFGGSLSETNAAKIVKVMDLAMKLGAPIVGLNDSGGARIQEGVMSLGGYADIFLRNTLASGVVPQVSAIMGPCAGGAVYSPAITDFNVMVRDTSYMFVTGPDVIKTVTHEEVTKEELGGAATHNEKSGVAHFAVADDRECLALIRELLSFLPSNNVDDPPRVATGDPADREDAALDTIVPPNPNQPYDILDAIRLVVDDGHVLEVHEHYARNLVVGFARLDGRPVGIVANQPAHLAGVLDIDASVKGARFVRFCDAFNVPLVTFEDVPGFLPGTVQEWGGIIRHGAKLLYAFAEATVPKVTVITRKAYGGAYCVMASKHIRTDVNFAWPTAEIAVMGPDGAVNILYKREIDQAADPSALRAQKVAEFREKFANPYVAANRGFVDEVIAPRKTRVKLIAALASLEDKRDTNPPRKHGNIPL